The genomic window TTAAATGCTATatatcaaaatacatgcagagctTATAACATATTCACTCTAATTCATGACATTTTAGCCAGAATAAGGACCATTATCCAATACTTCATTATGATTTTTAAACAATATGTAGAAATAAAATCTGTGTTCCATGTCTAGATTATGTATTTTTCAACCTGGATTctaaataagttttttaaagtcCATATTTTTCTAATGACTTCATCTTACATCATTATGTTACATAAAAGAAGCAAAGTATTGTATTTAAATCTGTATGGATCAACAGAGCCATGAAATATGTCaagtttatatttgtatatgattGCAGATGAGACTGTTCCTACttacttaaaaggaaaatatggcCACTTgtaatattttgaaatgttttttttttccttaaatgcttttatataaacagatttaaaatattttgttttggtgTCTTCATATTTTTACTTGTATCATAACTCATGTGTATAGTTTTCCACAAATGTAACATTAGACCATTATTTATGTTGAATATTTACATTAAGCTTCTTGAGCTGTTTAGATAAATTAACATGAGGATAAAacattttaagttcctttttttcttccaaaaatgaTGTTTGATGTCTTTATTAAATAAAGATGAACaccagaaaattaaaaattttaatattgtcTTTGTCCAAGTCATATTTACCAAATACTTTAAAAGgaaccatgattttttttttttattcatttttccaaattatcccctccctccctccactccctccccctgatggcaggtaatcccatacattttacatgtgttacaatataacctagatacaatatatgtgtgtaaataccattttcttgttgcacattaattattagcttccgaaggtataagtaacctgggtagatagacagtagtgctaacaatttacattcgcttcccagtgttccttctctgggtatagttatttctgtccatcgttgatcaactggaagtgagttggatcttctttatgttgaagatttccacttccatcagaatacatcctcatacagtattgttgttgaagtgtacagtgatcttctggttctgctcatttcactcagcaacagttgatttaagtctctccaagcctctctgtattcctcctgctggtcatttcttacagagcaataatattccataaccttcatataccacaatttacccaaccattctccaattgatggacatccattcaacttccagtttctagctacaacaaaaagagctgccacaaacattttggcacatacaggtccctttccactctttagtatttctttgggatataatcccaataacagcaatgctgggtcaaagggtatgcacagtttgacaactttttgggcatagttccaaattgctctccagaatggctggattctttcacaactccaccaacaatgtatcagtgtcccagttttcccacatcccctccaacattcatcattatttgagGAACCATGATTTATTAGCATAGAGGATTTCCTCCATCAATGCATATCACCACCACATAATGTTTCTGTTGTATGAAGGtttctgtaattaaaaaaattcatcaccaAGAGACTAACCCATGATGAATCTCTCATAATTTAATGAGATGACAAGAATACTGTCCATCAGAGAACCCATATTCAAAATCTTACCAGTGTTTATTTGCCAGAGCTTGTACTCTGCTTGTTTAGGGCTTTCACCAAacaatataaacatttttcttttaaattctgcaTATTCATGATTTTGATCAATTTGAAAATAGGGTTAATTCATTTCCACAGACATTGAGTTTAAGGGCAAGGCACTGATACACTTTTGGGGGCTACAAAGATAAATACAACTCTGTAGGCTTAAATACTTACAATTAAGTGGAGGAAAGACATGCAATAACTGATATAAAAGGGGGAGAGTGATGACTGCAAACTCCTTATTATAAGAAAGCAATTTGGTTATTCCCAGTTTATCACACATTATCCCTACCTTCAATGAGATTTTTTTGGTCCATTCCTCCTGTGAAGTGTTCCCTTATTAATTTATCCTGCCAATTGCTTGACTCCCAATAAAGAAACTTTCTTAGCTTCCTCtgttaaaatattcaaaaatatggaAGATGGGCCCAAGGTTTTATGaaccaaattcaaaaggaatttGGCCACACCTGTGCTAAAGGAGCTATGCCCATATCTTAGCCAAACATTTTTGAATGTTTATAAACAAGgaactttaaaagttttcttaTCATTATTGTATATTTTACAGATGGCCCCTCAATCTACATaaattttttgacttttattctctctccacatacacacacatatatacacatattttatatatagtatatatttttatatatgttatatattctgTGTCATCATCTGGCCTTCAAATATTACATGCAGCTTCTGCAAAATTAAGGAATAATTCccacttaatttcttatgctgacccaaAATGTCAAAATCAAAATGGGACAAGTCATGATTTGGAAGGGATATGTAAGTGTAATATATAGACTCATTAACTTTacaggaagaaggggaaaaatttcaACAATTGGCCCCCCTCCCCTACAATAGCTAATGAAGAAAAGACATTATTTACCTTATCATCCTTAAAGCTAGACTGCCAtgttttatttggtattttatggcaaaaaaaaaaaaaaaaaaaaaaaaaaaaaaaaaaaacctaggctTTGAACCCAAAAACCTAGATCCTGCTCCTGGTGCTACAACTGGTTTTGTGGCGGTACACATCATCTGCTCAGAGCcccatttttcatatttatagtcTACATATACAAAATGAACTACAATTTTTTGATGTTTTGATTCTCCAAATAATGTGCTCACTGTCAAATGACTTGGAAGCTTCAGCTTTTTCTTCTATAACACTAAATTAAGATAGGTAATCCAGATCTATTATCACCTATGAAATTCTATGACCAATAGTTTCATTATCTTCAGCTCTTAGGAATCCATAAATTAATGCTCAGGAAGATGTGTTCagatcctacctctgacactatCTTGTGCGACTATAAAAAAGTAATTTCACTTCCATGAACCCTATGGGGGAGTGGACCAGATGCCATTTATGAGGTCTATTCAAGCATCTATATAATATGATagagattagctgtgagaccttcCGTCACAATTTCTCAGAATCCCAGATAGCTCTCTAAAATATAGGATAGCAATTTAGTCGTGTTCAACTGTGAactcatttgtagttttctttgcaaaagattttggaggagtttgccattttcatctccaactcacttttacagatgaagaaacttaaggtAAAGAACTACATGACTTGGTCATAATTATATAGCAGATGTGGGCTCAGCAAGATGGAAGTCTTCTCAATCTCCACTGTGCCCTTAGTTGTGGATCTTTATTAGTAAAAAGGAAATTACCTTCCACAGATTTTCTTGCATTGATGAAATCGGAAGTCTAGTTCATGTGTGCACACATAGATGGCTCCAGATgtttcaaaagcaaaaatgaaaaaaaatcatccctgTCCACAAGGCACAGACATTATCCTAAgaatttgaggagggaaagaacaCTGATAACTAAGTTGACCAGGAAAGACTTCCCATAAGAGACAGCACCTGACTTGAGTCTTGGAGCAAACTAAGGATTCTGAAGCAAAAGTAAAACAAAGTACATACCAgccatggaaaaaaattaaacgttgggaaattaatatcaaattcaaggaaaacaaaataggCCAGTAGAATGGAGGGAATGAAGTAGATCAATGTGAAGTAGTCAAGAAGGATAGAATGGAAACAGATTGGACCCGGACTGGAATAgcttatttggaaaaacaaacaataaagatTGAAAAGCATTTTAAGAAACTATATATAAGTGAGGaatgctttagtttcctcatttgtaaaatgggggtgataaataatagtacctacctcttagggttgttgtgaagatccaatGAGAACATGAAAACCAGAGTGCAAACCTtcaagtgctaaataaatgctagctattgtggGTGGTACAGTGCACAgtgtgccagacctggagtcaggaagattcatctcaaGTTGGAATTAGGCCTGAGATACTTAagagctttgtgaccttgggcaagtcacttaactgtgtttgccctcaattttctcctccataaaatgaattggagaaggaaacgaCAGATCACAACAGAGtccaggaaaacctcaaatgaaaacTGAAGCAACTGAAAACTTTTTGAGTAGTATTTAAGATCTCACAATGTTTAGAACTCTGATAACacatttataaattgctttcagatttataaagtgctttcctcacaactaacaaagatgaaaaaaaaaattaccttcaaTTTAACTGATTTAGCAAACCGGTGATGGGCACATGGGATATAGTACCCAAGTAGATCCAACTTTACTTGAAGAATGACGACCACTGTCACAGCTATTAAATGATGTTGCTAGATCTCAAATCTAAACTGAAAGTTTTCCCCTCTAGACCATACTATAAgttgaaatgttttctttaatgaaaaatgaactgatgtttttaaaaaagtaactgagaagtaaaataagaatgaatactcatttaaatattttaactatCCTAGTTGTATTCCTAATTTATAAACCAAATGTGAAAAGACAGGACTTTGCTTTTACTTGCATTTATTTACTCATGACCTACTCTTTAACCTTTTGACCTAATCACTTTTTTAGGCAGTTAATACAAAAGACATCAATACCATTTGATATGGATgacttctccttccctcctagaattcctttatttctatactcttaaTTCTCCTATTTGACAGGATCACAGTCTGAGCTGGATCACAGAGCCTCTCCTCGTCGTGGCTCCACGTTCCCTATGGCAGGACCGGGGAGCGGCTGGCCGCGTGCTAGACGCGGACTAAAACAGATGATTTAGTACAACTCTTTTCTTTAGATGGGTGGGAGATGAGACAGGTCCATAAATCTTTGATATTTACAAATACACAGATTATCTAGCTCACAAATACCACCAATGTCAAATTGAAACAATACAATAATTAATGTAGATTAATAAAAATCTCCTTTTACCAAGTTCTTTTAAACTTACCATCAATTAAGTCACTTATGCAGAAGTTAGAGGTACAATACTAAAAAGTTACTGACAAAGCAGGTATGAAGCTGTTTTTTCCAGGCCATATTCATCCGTGTCCACAGGCTTTGGATCACCCTCTTTCCAATGTGCTATTCTCcaacccccccccttttttttttttaaacaaatgaggaatctgaggctgaTAAAGTGATTTCACTTTCACTAAGGTGACACTGTTAAGTAGCGGTAACACAACTCGAGAACTCAACTCCAAATTTAGCCGTGTAATAAGGCTATAAGTAAGGGGCTCTAAATGCTAGATTTTATATGTGATTCTAAAGATTACTTCTATCTCCTTAAGTCAGAgaatcactggaatttattgaggtAACATCCAGACTCATCCTTCATCTGAATAAACGAGAACTGATAACTAATTCCCTGGCtcacaatatttttattaatttccatttttcaccTAGACTCACCCATTTTCAGAGTTAAACCTTCAATATTAACAATTTCCAAAAACAATTCTAGCCACTTCAAAGAATTCATTTCCCTTTATGTTTCgaccaggagttcttaaccttgaGGGGGGAGAAGCTGTGTCCTTTTTTTAGTATTCTGGCTTCAGGATAACTTCCTTTGTAAAAGTAGATATTTTACGTATTTAGAAACATTTTGGAGTCCACAATTTTCGACAGATTGCTAAAGAACTCCAATAcaaaagggggagaggggaattcCTGGcttataaaacaatttaaatcacACCACCATTCCCAAAATCTGGTAGAAAACGAATGCTAGTTTCCCTTACCCAAAATTTTATCCTTCAACACAGAACAACAAGGAGTATTTTCAGCTTTATTTAATCTTCCCTCCATAACATTTCGGCGTCAGCCTTCCAGAGTTTTGGGTGACCTCCTACGAGCCGCCGCCTCCTCGGAACAACTCGCGCCACCGCGGTCAGGGATCCCAAGGCGAGGATTACCGAgcgtccccctcccccccgcagGAGGCCCGAGCGCATCACACGAGGCGTGCGAGGCTGCGGGAGGGAGGTAGCTCTGGGCCTAGAGAGTCCGGGGTGGCGGCAGCGGCTCTCACGACCACTTCTTGGAGACGTTGAGGTGATTGAGCTGGTCCGCGACCAACTTGTGCGGGGGAAACTTGGACATCTGCGCCAGCTTGATGGCCTCGAAATTCTCTCGCCTGCGGGCGACGGAATGGTTGAATTCCTGCTCCGCCGTCATGTACGGCATGCTTAGCCAATACTCGTTCTCCGCCTCTATCTCTAGTCTGCGGATCATGCCCTGCTTCATCCCCCAAGTCACCCTCCGCGGCCTCCGGTGCTTCCCGATCCACTGCTTCCCGGGGATCCGGCTGCCGCGCAGGAGAACTGTCAGGAACATGGTGTCTGCGGGGAGGGGATAGAACGGCCTGAGCGCGCGGTGCCCCCTCGAAGAGGCTACCGCGCCGCGCACGCCGCCCTCCCCCCTCTCCGACCGCCGCGCAAATCGCCCAGATAGGTCCGCAGTTACCTGCTCCAAACGCAGCGCTCGACTCCCGCAAGTAGACAGCAGCAGTGCTGCAAAAAAAAACACTGCCGAAAAAGCTAAGGTGCTGCTGCGGCCAATcgccttccttttccttctcgcGCGAGAGTTCCAGTCTCGCGAGAAGAGAAACGAGAAGAGCCTGTTCCTCCGAACCAATACAGTTTGGGGTGCGGAGGGATTCAAAACTCACCGCGGCTTGCTCAAGGAATGGTTGTGTGGTACTTGCAAATACTGCTGCTTTCTCCGAGCTGATTACTGCGTGCCAGGCTCGAGCCTCCCGGATTTTGGTCATGGATCCCGTCGGCAAGTTCTGTGGGAAGCTGCGTGATTTGGCCGTGACTCTGGAGAGGGAGACGGCTCATCTGCAGCAGGCTCTCAATGGAGAAGAGACTGGTGAGGGACGCGAAGGGCTAGGCGTGTTTCGGGGTTCCCAAGggaatatttaaaagtatttgtaaGCATAGAAGTCTAGGATAATATGCTGTTTATATCTTAAAACTTCCTTTCCTTCtgacttcattatatatttttctttcctcacaTTTATATCAAAGACTTTGAAGATTCTCCAATGAGAACTTTGCATGACTTGCATCTGGAAGTGAAGACTCTCAAGGTATCACTTGGACAATGTTAATTTGTCTTGTTTCAGTGCTTTGTAACTTTGGTTATTCTAATGACATTTCTCACCAAAAATTGgtcatatttcttttccctttaaaaggATGATATTAATATTCTTCTTGATAAAAGTCATTCAGAGAGGCAAGAAAGAAGCAATTTTATAAAGAACACCAAATTGCtgatggaaaagaataaaatggataTCATGAAAATAAGAGACTTATTCCAGAAATATGGATATAAGCCAAGGGACATGGAAGATCCAGGtttgaatagtttttatttcctaattagTTATTTTAGTATCaaagagttagaaagacctgaaggGATTATCTCCTTTTACCACTTCATGTTGTAAGTAAAGAAACTGCAAAGAGCCTAAGTACCGTGGAAGACTATGGTAAAATAGCAGAAACCCAAGACAAAAACTTTCTGGTCTCATGATGTGACTTTAAGCATATTACTTTTGATTACAGTTACCTAGATCCATTAAAATAAGAATCATTGAAACTTGTCACTGTCATAGGGTACTGTAGGGACAATAAGTGTGGAATTAAATATTGAGTTCTTTGGGGAAAAAGCTATGAAAAATCAATTTGGAAAAGTAGTCCCTTTTTTGGATTTTGATTTAAGCTTCCCTTGCCATTTGTAATTAAACATATTATTTGTTTTCTCTGTGCTCCAGAATTCTCATTTGTATgtaat from Sminthopsis crassicaudata isolate SCR6 chromosome 3, ASM4859323v1, whole genome shotgun sequence includes these protein-coding regions:
- the MRPL57 gene encoding large ribosomal subunit protein mL63, whose protein sequence is MFLTVLLRGSRIPGKQWIGKHRRPRRVTWGMKQGMIRRLEIEAENEYWLSMPYMTAEQEFNHSVARRRENFEAIKLAQMSKFPPHKLVADQLNHLNVSKKWS